Genomic DNA from Bacteroides zhangwenhongii:
TCGTTTCGAGGGCAAAGCCTACCAACAACTGGTCTTTTCTTTTGACAGCCCCCAGACTGGCGGCAATATCTTTGGTTGCCCGAAGATGCAGCGTCAGCTCTTCTTCTTTCTCGCGCTTGATCTTCTTGCCAGCCACCATTTCCGGACGGAAATCGGCTACCGCGGCACACAGTATGGCTGCGTCGGAATCGAAGAAACACGCTTGCGAAGCCGCATACATTTCCTCCGCCGATTCCACATCGATCCGGCGAATACGGGAGTGCCGTGTTTCCAGTTGCACGGGACCCGCAATCAACGTCACCTCCGCACCACGACGGGCGCATTCTTCCGCCAAAGCAAATCCCATTTTCCCGGAAGAATAGTTGCCGATGAAACGGACGGGATCAATCTTCTCGTACGTCGGTCCGGCTGTAATCATGACCTTCTTTCCTTTCAGCTCACCGTTTGCGGCAAAAAACTCGTCCAATACCCGGATGATATTTTCCGGTTCTTCCATCCGCCCCTTCCCAACCAAGTGGCTGGCAAGCTCTCCCGTGCCCGGCTCGATGATATGATTGCCGAACGAACGGAGAATATCCAGATTCTTCTGGGTAGAAGGATGCGCATACATATCGAGATCCATTGCCGGAGCGACAAACACCGGAGCTTTGGCCGAAAGATAGGTTGTAATCAGCATATTGTCGGCTATCCCGTTTGCCATCTTGCCGATGGTAGAGGCGGTGGCGGGAGCAATCAACATGGCATCCGCCCACAGCCCCAAGTCTACGTGGCTGTTCCACGTTCCGTCGCGCTGTGCGAAAAACTCGCTGATGACCGGCTTGCTGGTCAACGCCGAAAGAGTGATGGGAGTAATAAATTCTTTTCCCGCCGGAGTAATCACGACCTGCACTTCCGCTCCCTGCTTGATAAGCCCACGAATGATGTAGCAAGCCTTATACGCGGCAATACTGCCGGTAATTCCAAGAATTATCTTTTTTCCTTTTAGCATTATTTCGTTATCAGATTGCTCATTTCACGCAGACGGATTTTTGTCAATACCGCTTTCGTATTCAGCGTGAAATCACTGTTCAAAATCCAACTGTAATATCCGGGATCTTTCTTCAAGACCTCAGCTACAGACATTCCTTTGTACTTTCCGAAGTTGAACACTTCCACTCCATTATCATCATAGACCATGCGACCGGCAAAGTCTACATTCTTGGAATAGCTGGAGTAGTCCGCCAGAAACGCGATATCGTTCTGCAACTCGTCATAGCGGTCGAGCTGCGCTTTCAGCACCTCGTAAGTGGCACGTGTGTCCGCCTCCGCCGTATGCGCGTCCTCCAGATTCTTTTCGCAGTAGAATTTGTAGGCTGCCGAAAGGGTGCGTTGCTCCATTTTGTGGAAAATCACCTGCACGTCCACAAATTTGCGCTTCGTCATGTCGATATCCACTCCCGCACGCAGAAATTCTTCCGCCAGCACAGGAATGTCGAAACGGTTGGAGTTGAATCCTGCCAAATCGCATCCTTCAATGTCACGGGCAATGCTCTTTGCCACTTCCTTGAAAGTAGGGCAATCCGCTACGTCCGCATCGTAAATGCCATGCACGGCGGAAGAGGCTTCGGGAATATGCATCTCCGGATTGATACGCAAAGTCTTGGCTTCCTCATTCCCGTTCGGATAAACTTTCAAATAACAGATTTCAACAATACGGTCTGTGTTGATATTGGTTCCGGTCGTCTCAAGATCGAAAAAGACGATGGGATTTTTCAAATTTAATTTCATTTCTGGTTATTTTATTGAGTCACCACAGATTAACACAGATTCACACAGATTTTACTTCTCCTAAAGAAAAATATCTGTGTGAATCTGTGTTAATCTGTGGTGAAACGTATTAATCATTCAACATCATCGGCATCAGCAACATCAGCAAGTCTTCGTTCTCTTCCTGCTCTACGGGAATGATTACTCCGGCTCGTGAGGGATCGGCCAATTCGATAATAACTTCGTCTGCGGAAATGTTGTTCAGGATGTCGATCAGGAACGTAGATTTGAATCCGATACTCATGGCAGCTCCCGTATATTGGCATACCTGTGTTTCTTCGGCAGAGGTGGAGAAGTCGATGTCCTGCGCGGAAATGACAATCTGGTTTTCCTGCATACGGAGCTTGATCAAGCTGCTTGCCTGCGAGGAAAAGATAGACACACGGCGCAAAGCTCCCATCAACTGCTGGCGGTCTACGGTCAACTTATGGGGGTTGTTTTGAGGAATTACCGAGTTGTAGTTCGGATAACGCCCTTCGATCAGACGGCAAACCATGCGATAGCTTTCGAGCATGAACACGGCGTTGCGTTCGTCGAATTCGATTGTCACCATGCCCTGTTCTTTCGGCAGAAGATTCTTGAGCAGCGTAGCCGGTTTCTTCGGCAGGATGAACGCCGCACGCTCGTTGCCTTTAGCCGCCAATGTCTTGCAACGCACCAGCTTATGACCGTCCGATGCGACCATCGTGATGTCTTCTGTCGTAATATCAAAATAAATACCGTTCATCACCGGACGGAGTTCATCGTCGGCAGTCGCGAATACCGAGCGGTTGATACCTCCCAGAAGCACTTCCGCTTCCATCTCCACGCGAACTGCATTGTCTCCCAATGTAGCCGACTGAGGGAATTCGTCCGCATTCTGTCCCATCAGACTATATTTTCCGTTCTGATACTGCACCGTAATTTCATAATTGTCCGGATTGACGTCAAACGTCAATGGCTGTTCCGGAATCTCTTTCAGTGCGTCCAGCAACGTTTTCGCCACTACGGCAAAACGTCCGTTCGTATCGCTTTCATTCACTTCTACGGTAGTAACCATCGTTGTCTCGCTGTCGGATACGGTGACAGACAATGTTCCATCTTCCAGTTCGAAGAGAAAACAATCGAGGATAGGCAATGCGTTTTTCGAATTGATCACGCGGCTTATAGCCTGTAAATGGCTAGAAAGAGCAGTACTTGAAACGATAAATTTCATATATTTTCGTGTATTTAAGTTTTAAATATTCTAACGCACAAAGTTACGAAAAAAGATTCGGGCAACCCAATAAAACAAAAGAAAAAACAGTCTTTGTGTGAGGGATATTCCTAAAAAGTCGTAACTTCGCCGCAGAATTTAAATTAATCGCAATGGAATTTACAGGAAAAATCATCGCTATTCTCCCTCCGAGAGGTGGAGTATCAAGAACAAGCGGCAACGAGTGGAAATCACAAGAGTTCGTTATCGAAAATCACGACCAATATCCGCGTAAAATGTGTTTCGACGTATTCGGCGCAGACAAAATCGAGCAGTTCAATATTCAAATGGGCGAAGAACTGACCGTATCATTTGATGTTGACGCCCGTCAATGGCAGGATCGTTGGTTCAACAGTATCCGTGCATGGAAAGTCGAACGTGTAGGCGCAGGCGCTCCAATGGCTCCGGGTGCTCCCGTTCCTCCTCCGGCTCCGTCCGCTACTCCGGAATTTACTCCGGGCGACGCGAAAGACGATCTGCCTTTCTAAACAAAAAAATCAAGGCGTAACGATACGCACTGAAAAACTCCCGGTGAATTTGATTTTTGCCGGGAGTTTTTTTATGCCCGCACTTTGTAAAGATTCCGCCCACAGGTAAACACCTCTCAGCCCACAGATGAACAACACCCGGACACGGGCTCAGGGAAATAAGCCCACAGGTGAAAAAAGGTCAGCAATAACGTCGGCAACCAAAACCCAGAAATACTATCGCTGATAGTATTTCTATTCTCTTCTAATCTCTTCTTTTCTCTTCTCTTGGGTTATGGTTGGGTTATGGTTGGGTTTTTGCGCCCTGCCAGAAGGCGTTTCAGCGCTTTTAGTTTTTGCAAAAACAGCGTTTTTTCGCAGGTAGTTTTTTCACCTGTTTTTCCTCTTTTCAAATCCGTTTTTTCTTCGTTCGGAAATCTTTTTCCAATCAACCCGAAATGATTTTTCCAGCTTGTCTTTAGTCGGCTTTATACTTCAAAACGATGGTGGGATATGCCACTTCATCAGCACAAGTGAACTGAGCAAAAAGTATGAAATTGCGAAAAAATTCCGCATTGCGCACAAAGAAATCGGGCACGAAACAGACCTGTTTTTCCACTTGCCGGAAGAGGTGTTCGAAATCTGCCATCAGCATAAAGTGATAAGAATCGAACAGGTTACTCATCCCCGCTTTATAGGTAACAGCACCGTCAAGCACTTCGCCTTTATCCAACCGGAGTATATAGTCCGACAGACTGTCTTCGTCCGGTGCCAATAGTAGACGACCGGCATAAAAAGCAGCGTACAGTTCCGAAGTCGGCTCCGCGAAACTGGAAAGTTGCGTAAACAACGTTGTCTGAGGCAGCCGGTAGACAGGATAGGCTTTATCCGCAGTATAACAAAAAGTTATACGGGGATTCTTATGTCTTTCTACAGCGGATGCCGTATTTGTCAGGGAGCGCATCATCCTCTCAGCCTCCGTCACATCGGGTACAGAAAGACTCAGCACAGCCGCCGCGCCCCGCAATGTATCTTCCCGCTGGAAAAGACAGGTCACTAAATCATGCCCGGTGTTTTCCATCAGATAACGCGAGATTTCACGGTTTCTTTCCTGCATTCCGCTATCATCGTCCACCCCTGCCGGTATATATTCACGACTGTCGCCATAGGCAAGCAGAGAGGTCCAGTCCGTAACGCTTTGTTTGCTAAAATAGAAAGTGGTGGAAGGCAACACTTCGCCCGGAAATCCTTTGACAGATTCTTGTTGCCGAAGCTGGTTGACAAAGGCGAAACAGGTATCCGGATCATGGCTGACACCTGTAAAATAGACATAATCGTCCTTCATCTTCATGTCAAACTCCGTCCACCCTATCATGCCGTTCACACGGGTATAAATGGTAGCGACCGCTCTGCTTTTCTTCGGTGCGTTTATCTGCATGAAAGCAGGATCATCCGCCAGAGAATCTCCCTTCTTGTAGGTGTCAACTACTTCTTCTATCAGTTTTTTCTGGAAGCTCAACGCCATGAAATCGGACGTGAGATAGCAAGCGAGGAAATCACCGTCCGCCATCGGGTAGATTGTTATCTTTTCTCCTTTGTAATCGAAAGTTTTCGGCGGATAGAGTGATGAAATATATTTTTGCACGAATCTGTCTATCAGCTCCTTATCTCCTTCTCCCAATCTGCAATAGAGCACTTGGTCGCGTTCGCTGTCCGGAGCATGGAAACTTATCAGCATTTGATTCATTTGCCGACTCAATCCGTGAGGACTATCTTCGGAAAGTTCGTACAGGGAATGTTTTAAGTAGGAAAACAGCTTGGATACATACAGGTATTGCCGTTCTTTGCTGCAAGTCAGATTGTCGGTTTCAGTCACAAACTCAAGTACATCATCGGTAGCAAACACTGCCGAAGTAGTGGCGGGAACCAGCTCGTAAAGATTGAAATTTCTCTGTCCGTCAGCCGCCGACAGCCTGAAAAAAGAGTACATGACGAAACCTGCGCACAGAAGTACAACAGAAGAAGTGACCGCTATTTTCACTATCGTACGAAGTTTCATAATATTCGCTGTTTATCGGCTCGGTGCAAAAATAATAATTTCTACAAAGAAAACAAAACTTTTGCTAAAAAATTCACCGACAATTAAAGAAGGATTTCCAATCCGTCAAATGCCAGGTGAATATTCTCCGGAAGTCTCCGTTCAGCTTCGGCATGCAAGCCCATATCATGACTCATGTGTATAAAGTATGTCTTCTTTGCCTGAATGCGCCGCGCAACCGCCAAAGCCGCCTCCAGATTCTGATGTGTAGGATGCGGGGCTATGCGGAGTGCATTCACAATCAGAACATCCACGCCTGCCAATTGTTCATAGGATTCTTCGGGCATGGTCAGCATATCGGTGATATAACCGAGTTTTCCGATCCGGTATCCGAGAATCGGCAACCGCCCGTGCATCACACGCAAGGGAAGCACTTCGGTATGGTTTATGTAAAAGGGTTGTCCCGCCACAATCTCTTGCAAAGGGATATTAGGGACACCGGGATACGAATGTTCCACAAAACAATAGGGCATACGCGAACGCAATCCGCGTGCCACGTATTCTTCCGCATAAATAGGAACTGAACCAAACTGGCAGAACGGGCGAAGATCGTCCAGCCCGCCCACATGATCGTAATGCTCATGCGTAATGAGCACTCCGTCTATCTTCTCGAAAGGGAGATGCAGTACTTGCTCCCGGAAGTCGGGACCGCAATCTATCAATATGCGCGCATCTTCCGTCTCTACAATGGCAGAGGCACGCAACCTGTTATCTTTCGGATCGGCAGAAGTACAAACTGCACATGTGCAACCAATCTGGGGCACTCCTGTCGATGTTCCACTTCCAATGATTCTTACCTTCATACTTCATTAAATTACGTTTACTTCCGGGTGGATATCGATACCGAATTTATCGCGTACCGAAGCCCGCACCGCATCTGAGAGTGCGATAATGTCACTGCCTTTCGCTCCACCCCGATTCACCAACACCAATGCTTGTTTATCGTGGACGGCGGCGGGTCCTAAGGATTTTCCTTTCCATCCGCATTGGTCGATCATCCATCCGGCAGGAATTTTCACACGCCCGTCAGGAAGCTCATAGTAAGGTATGCGGGGATAATCCCGCTGCAAGGCTTCCAGCTTGTCTTTCGCCACAATGGGGTTCATAAAGAAACTGCCTGCATTTCCCGTCACTTTCGGGTCGGGCAGTTTGCTTTCGCGAATCTCAATGATCACTTTACGGACAATGGGCAACGTCGGTGCAGGATACTTTGCAAGTTCCTGGCGGATCGTTCCATAGTCCAGCGTGTACCGTTCTTCTTTACTAAGGCGGAAGCGGACATAGTTGACAAAAACGGATTTGTTCTCAGGACGCTTGAAAATGCTGTTGCGATAGGCATATTCGCATTCTTCGACAGAGTAAACACGCTCATATCCTTGAATGTTCACTGTCTCTACCGCCGTTATCAGGTCTTTCACCTCCACTCCGTAGGCTCCGATATTTTGCACGGCACTCGCTCCCACCTCACCGGGAATCAACGAAAGATTCTCCGCTCCATACCATCCATGCTCCACGCAACAGGCTACAAAATCATCCCACACAACTCCCGCGCCGACACGCAGGGATACGGTCTGAGAGTCTTCGGCCGTCACTTCGATACCTCCGATGCGGGAATGCAGTATCAGCCCGTCGTAGTCTTTGGTAAACAGCAGATTGCTGCCGCCGCCAATATGCAAAAAAGGTGTCGTAACGGCACCTTGCGCAATATACTCCTTCAGTTCCGCTACTGAGGCGTATTCCAGAAAACGGGAGGCACTGACATCAATGCCGAAGGTATTGTAGGGCAAAAGAGAATACATAATCTATCAGTTTAAAAAGGTTATATACTGGTGTCTTCAAACTTATACAGCTCCCATCCTCCGGCTTTCCGACGGAAGTACAGGATGTTGGAGAAACCGTTGCCGATACCTTTCAACGCAAGAATCTTCGTTGTCGAGTTATCGTCGTTTCTCTGTCCGTAGTTGATATTGGAGAGACGTTCGGAAGGAAGTTCCGGCTTGAAGGCAAACCATTGGTCCCGGTCGAGCGTTGTCTCCAAAATGGAGAAGTCGTCATCCGGATCGCTGGTAACAAAAATCAACGGTTCGCGTATGCGCTGGCTCTGGAAAAGGCTGTCGACGGCAAAACGGCCGAAGAACTCCACAAAGTCCTCATCGTCGTCCTGCTCGATAGGACGCAAATTGATGGCTTCCAGCATCCACGCTCCTTTGATGCGTTCAAAGTAATATTTTTTCATCATCCGTGTCTTCACGAATATCCACTCCACTTGCACAGAGGTAAGCGCAGTATCTCCTACTAAATCCATATCTTCTTCTTTATCAAACAGGAGCGTATAGTAATGCTGCTTGGTAAATAAGTCGTCATGCTTCCAATGGTGTTCGTCGATGTTCAGCTTCTTGTCTCCATTGTAGTAGGGCAACGGAAACTTCACACGCTGACGCTGCAACACGTCGTCGGAGGCAAAATTATAGATAAAATCGTCGAAAGACTCGTCGGCCTGTATGGGTTGCGGCTCTTCCGGCAATTCTTCCTGGTGGATTGAATCGGTTTTGTACCGGATGGAATCCACCTCTTTTGTAATAGATGCGAAGGGGTCAATCTTAGCTTTCTTGTTTCCACAGGAACTCAGTATACCGAGCAATATGACCCCTGCAATTAGTTTTTTCATTATTTTAATTTCTCTCGTAACTTTTCAAGCATATCCACCGTCATGCTTTCCAAATCGTAGGCGGGCTTCCATCCCCACTCTTCGCGGGCACAAGTGTCGTCCAGACTGTCGGGCCAGCTATCGGCTATGCGCTGCTTCAAGGGGTCTATGTCATAAACCATCTCAAACTGCGGCACGTGCTTCTTGATTGCCTGATATATCGTTTCCGGGTCGAAACTCATGGAAGCGATATTGAAAGCATTGCGGTGTATCAATCTTGTCGGATCGGCTTCCATCAGCGTGATCGCCGCGTTCAGTGCATCCGGCATATACATCATATCCATCAAAGTGCCTTGCTTAATGGGGCACACAAACTTCTCTCCTTTCACTGCCGAATAGTAAATGTCGACAGCATAGTCGGTCGTACCTCCTCCCGGAGGGGTCACATTCGAAATAATGCCCGGAAAACGGACAGCACGGGTATCGACACCGTATTTATTAAAATAGTAGTCGCTCAGCAACTCTGTCGTTACTTTCGTGACTCCATACATGGTACGCGGACGCTGGATCGTGTCTTGCGGCGTCTTGGTGTGAGGCGTACTTGCACCAAACGAGCCGATAGAACTGGGAGTGAACACCGCGCATCCTTGTTCACGTGCCACTTCCAGCACATTCCATAATCCATCAATACCTATCTTCCAAGCCAGCTTGGGTTTCGACTCGGCAACTACGGACAACAGGGCAGCCAAATTATAAATCGTATCAATGTGATACTCTTTTACCACAGATGCCACCGCCTGAGCATCCGTCACATCGGCAATCGCCGAAGGACCGGACTCTTTCAATTCTCCCTTAGGCTCTGCACCCGGTATATAACCTGCTACAACATTTGCATTTCCATAACGTTTCCGTAGCTCCATCGTTAGCTCCGACCCGATCTGTCCGGTAGCTCCAATAATCAAAATGTGTTCCATTTTTTCTTCTGACTTAGAATAATAAGCTTAAATAGTGCGCAAAGTAAGCACTTTTTTTTCAGATTTTAATCAAAAAGACATTGTTATTCCAAGAAAAATTGTGTCCTTTGCAATATAACTTAATCACATAAACACCATGTACGGTAAAATGCAAGAAATCCTCAGCCAGACATTGGCTGAAATCAAGGAGGCCGGACTTTACAAAGAAGAACGACTGATTGAGAGTGCGCAGCAAGCTGCCATCACTGTAAAAGGTAAAGAGGTACTGAACTTCTGTGCCAACAATTACTTGGGACTGTCCAATCACCCCCGATTGATCAAGGCTTCCCAAGAGATGATGAATCGTCGCGGATACGGTATGTCGTCCGTCCGTTTTATCTGTGGGACACAGGATATTCATAAAGAACTGGAAGCGGCTATTTCCGACTATTTCCAGACAGAAGACACGATTCTATACGCTGCCTGCTTCGATGCGAACGGCGGGGTATTCGAACCGCTCTTCACCGAAGAGGATGCGATTATCTCGGACTCGCTGAACCATGCTTCCATCATCGACGGTGTGCGTCTGTGTAAAGCGAAACGCTATCGTTATGCCAATGCCGATATGAAGGATTTGGAAAGATGTCTGCAAGAAGCGCAGGCGCAACGTTTCCGTATTGTCGTGACGGACGGTGTATTCTCTATGGATGGCAATGTGGCTCCGATGGATCAGATTTGCGATCTGGCCGAGAAATATGATGCGCTGGTGATGGTAGACGAGTCTCACTCGGCAGGAGTGGTAGGCGCCACCGGTCACGGGGTCAGCGAATTGTATAAGACACACGGCCGCGTGGATATTTACACCGGAACGCTGGGCAAAGCTTTCGGTGGTGCGCTGGGAGGATTTACGACAGGCCGCAAAGAGATTATCGACCTGTTGCGTCAACGCAGCCGTCCGTATCTGTTCTCTAATTCATTGGCTCCGGGCATTATCGGCGCCAGCCTTGAGGTGTTCAAAATGCTGAAAGAAAGCAATGCGCTGCACGACAAGCTTGTAGAGAACGTGAATTACTTCCGCGACAAGATGACCGCTGCCGGATTTGATATCAAACCGACGCAGAGTGCGATATGCGCTGTGATGCTGTATGATGCGAAGTTGTCTCAGGTTTATGCCGCACGTATGCAGGAAGAGGGTATTTACGTGACCGGATTCTATTATCCGGTGGTTCCGAAGGAACAGGCGCGTATCCGTGTGCAAATCTCTGCAGGACACGAGAAGGCTCATCTCGACAAATGTATCGCTGCCTTTATCAAAGTGGGTAAAGAACTCGGCGTATTGAAATAAAACTTTTTCATATCTTCCATTGTTATTATTGGGGTGCATTAGAAGTGCCGACAAGATAACAATGGAAGATTTTTTTATTTATATATGGAAGAACTGACTCTCACGACTCCTGCCCTTCTTTTCTCGGCAGTCTCACTGATTTTATTGGCTTACACCAATCGTTTCTTATCGTACGCACAACTTGTGCGGCAGTTGCGCGACCGCTATATGGAGAATCCTACGGATATCACGGTAGCGCAAATAGAGAACTTACGGAAACGTTTGAATCTGACCCGCACCATGCAAGGACTGGGAATTGCGAGCCTGTTTCTCTGTGTGGTCAGTATGTTTTTCATTTATATCGGACTGCAACTGCTGTCCGCCTATGTATTCGGAGTGGCTCTGCTGTTGCTTATCGCTTCATTGGGCGTGTCTTTCCGCGAAATACAGATTTCCACCCGTTCGCTGGAGATTTATCTGGGAACGATGGAGAAGGGAAAGAATAAAGACAGGAAATGACCTGTAAACAAAAAAGAGAGTGTGTCGAAACTCTCATAAACTAAAAATCACCCTCGCCACAGAAAGTTGTAACGAGGGTGATTTCGATAAAAGGGGAGTTTTGACATATCCCCAACTTTTATTTGCAGCTTATTAACTGTTTGTAGCTTATTAACGCTGTCCCAATTGTGAGTCTACAAAGAAAATTCCGGTATCACCGGCTTTCTTGATTTTGTCAACAATGCCTTGCGCTGTAGCTTCTTCTTCTACTTGTTCGCGAACGAATCCCCACAAGAAATCTTGTGTTGCCTTGTCCTTCTCAGCAGCAGCTACGTCTACCAGTTTGTCTACCAATTGAGAAACATGGCATTCATGTTTGTAAACGTGCTCGAATACTTCCAACGGACTACCCCAACCGTTAGGAACAACATCTATTTTATCAACTTTAGCGGTTCCTCCACGTTTGATAATATAATCTGCCATAGCATAAGCATGACCCATCTCTTCTTGAGACTGCTTCTTCATCCAATGGGCAAAACCACTGAAACCTTCTTTCTCGAAATAGAAAGACATTGCCAAATACAGGTTAGCAGACCACATCTCAGCAGTAATCTGTTCGTTAATTGCATTCTGTAATTTTTCTGAAATCATAATCGTATCTTTTATTAAGTTGTTAATGTAGTTTCTTTTTGAACTCATTACAAAAATAACAAGATTTCAGTCCAAATTGTTCCATGCACCCCGCATTTTTAAACTACATTCACACTTTGATTGTGGCGGTTCATTTTTTACTTACAACAGCTCGTCGGAAGTATATCCTTTCGGAAGCTCACGACAGTTATAGCCGGAAGCCATTATTTCACCGTATGCACCGGCAGAACGAAGGGCTATCAGGTCTCCACGTTTGACTTTGTTCAGATCAATCGCTTTTCCGAAAACATCGGACGACTCACATATCGGCCCTACTACATCGTACGCTTCCATCGGTTCTTCGGAAGTCAGGTTTTCCATCTTATGGTATGCCTGATACAAAGCCGGACGGATCAAATCGGTCATACCTGCATCGAGGATGGCAAATTTCTTCTTGGCTCCTTGCTTCACATACAGCACTTTGGATATCAACGTACCACACTGCCCCACGACGGCACGCCCCAATTCAAAATGAAGTGTTTGATAAGGACGCAGTTTCAGTTGTCCGGCATAGGTGGCAAAATAATCTTTGAAGTTCGGGATAGCCTGACGGTTGGGATGGCCGTAATCTATCCCCAGACCACCACCGACATTTATATGTTCTACCAGAATCCGACGTGCTTCCAACTTGTCCTGTAATTCATTGACACGATTGCACAAAGCGATGAAATCGCCCATATCGAGAATCTGCGAACCGATGTGGAAGTGAAGGCCGATAAACTTGATATTCTTCATTTCCAAAGCCACGTCTATCACTTTATCCATATCCTGCATACTGATACCGAATTTATTTTCGGCAAGACCGGTAGTGATATTGGCGTGAGTATGCGCGCCTACATCCGGATTGATGCGGAAAGCGACATTGGCTATTTTGTTTTGAGCGGCTGCCAGC
This window encodes:
- the kbl gene encoding glycine C-acetyltransferase, with the protein product MYGKMQEILSQTLAEIKEAGLYKEERLIESAQQAAITVKGKEVLNFCANNYLGLSNHPRLIKASQEMMNRRGYGMSSVRFICGTQDIHKELEAAISDYFQTEDTILYAACFDANGGVFEPLFTEEDAIISDSLNHASIIDGVRLCKAKRYRYANADMKDLERCLQEAQAQRFRIVVTDGVFSMDGNVAPMDQICDLAEKYDALVMVDESHSAGVVGATGHGVSELYKTHGRVDIYTGTLGKAFGGALGGFTTGRKEIIDLLRQRSRPYLFSNSLAPGIIGASLEVFKMLKESNALHDKLVENVNYFRDKMTAAGFDIKPTQSAICAVMLYDAKLSQVYAARMQEEGIYVTGFYYPVVPKEQARIRVQISAGHEKAHLDKCIAAFIKVGKELGVLK
- a CDS encoding DUF2721 domain-containing protein, encoding MEELTLTTPALLFSAVSLILLAYTNRFLSYAQLVRQLRDRYMENPTDITVAQIENLRKRLNLTRTMQGLGIASLFLCVVSMFFIYIGLQLLSAYVFGVALLLLIASLGVSFREIQISTRSLEIYLGTMEKGKNKDRK
- a CDS encoding ferritin; translation: MISEKLQNAINEQITAEMWSANLYLAMSFYFEKEGFSGFAHWMKKQSQEEMGHAYAMADYIIKRGGTAKVDKIDVVPNGWGSPLEVFEHVYKHECHVSQLVDKLVDVAAAEKDKATQDFLWGFVREQVEEEATAQGIVDKIKKAGDTGIFFVDSQLGQR
- the lysA gene encoding diaminopimelate decarboxylase; its protein translation is MKGIFPIDKFRTLQTPFYYYDTKVLRDTLSAINHEVAKYPNYSVHYAVKANANPKVLAIIRESGMGADCVSGGEIRAAIRAGFPANKVVFAGVGKADWEINLGLEYGIFCFNVESIPELEVINELAAAQNKIANVAFRINPDVGAHTHANITTGLAENKFGISMQDMDKVIDVALEMKNIKFIGLHFHIGSQILDMGDFIALCNRVNELQDKLEARRILVEHINVGGGLGIDYGHPNRQAIPNFKDYFATYAGQLKLRPYQTLHFELGRAVVGQCGTLISKVLYVKQGAKKKFAILDAGMTDLIRPALYQAYHKMENLTSEEPMEAYDVVGPICESSDVFGKAIDLNKVKRGDLIALRSAGAYGEIMASGYNCRELPKGYTSDELL